Proteins from a single region of Bacteroidota bacterium:
- a CDS encoding GTP-binding protein, with product MEHQFSSRAYLDMELLRFTTAGSVDDGKSTLIGRLLYDSKSIFEDQLEAVKRASLRRGNDHVNLALLTDGLRAEREQGITIDVAYRYFATPKRKFIIADTPGHVQYTRNMVTGASTANAALILIDARNGVTEQTHRHSYIASLLQIPHIIICINKMDLVDYKEEVFEEIKSHFIDFAAKIDIKDIRFVPISALHGDNVVEPSKNMDWYLGGTLLYVLENLHIASDENFSDARFPVQYIIRPLSDQYHDYRGYAGRIAGGIFAKGDKVLVLPAGFTTIIQSIDTMDGGLEDAFPPMSVTLTINEDIDISRGDMFVKEDNIPHITQDVDIMMCWMSHLPMQLNGKYALKHTTRDVRCMIKDFHYKVNVNTLEKIEDDKHVGLNEIARVSLRTTKPLFIDSYRRNRKTGALILIDEATNNTVGVGMIV from the coding sequence ATGGAACATCAATTCTCAAGCAGGGCTTATCTGGATATGGAACTGTTGCGCTTCACCACAGCAGGAAGCGTCGACGACGGGAAGAGCACCCTTATCGGCCGGTTGCTTTATGACAGTAAGTCTATCTTTGAAGACCAGCTTGAAGCTGTCAAGCGCGCAAGTCTGCGCCGTGGCAATGATCATGTCAACCTGGCATTACTTACCGACGGATTGCGTGCAGAACGGGAACAGGGGATAACCATAGATGTTGCTTACAGGTATTTTGCTACCCCGAAACGAAAATTTATCATTGCCGACACACCGGGGCATGTTCAATATACCAGGAACATGGTTACCGGCGCCTCTACCGCCAATGCAGCCCTGATCCTTATCGACGCTCGTAATGGAGTCACCGAACAGACTCACCGGCATTCCTATATCGCTTCCCTCTTACAGATACCTCATATCATTATTTGCATCAACAAGATGGACCTTGTCGATTATAAAGAAGAGGTCTTCGAAGAGATCAAATCACATTTTATTGACTTTGCTGCCAAAATAGATATCAAGGATATTCGTTTTGTCCCCATTAGTGCCCTTCACGGAGATAATGTGGTAGAACCATCCAAAAATATGGACTGGTATCTGGGTGGCACACTTCTCTATGTTCTTGAAAACCTGCATATTGCCAGTGATGAGAATTTCAGTGATGCACGGTTCCCTGTTCAGTATATTATCCGGCCACTTTCAGATCAATATCATGATTACAGAGGGTATGCCGGCCGAATAGCCGGCGGGATATTTGCAAAAGGAGATAAAGTCCTGGTTTTGCCGGCAGGCTTTACCACCATCATACAATCCATCGACACTATGGATGGAGGGCTGGAAGATGCATTCCCTCCCATGTCGGTAACCCTGACAATTAATGAAGACATCGATATCAGCCGTGGTGATATGTTCGTAAAAGAAGATAATATTCCGCATATCACACAGGATGTCGACATCATGATGTGCTGGATGAGTCATTTACCTATGCAATTGAATGGGAAATATGCCCTTAAGCATACCACCAGGGATGTTCGCTGCATGATAAAAGATTTCCATTATAAAGTGAATGTGAATACGCTGGAAAAAATCGAAGATGATAAACATGTGGGGCTTAATGAAATTGCCAGGGTTTCACTGAGAACAACCAAACCATTATTTATTGATTCATACCGTAGAAACCGGAAAACTGGAGCCCTCATCCTCATTGATGAAGCAACGAATAATACGGTTGGTGTTGGAATGATAGTGTGA
- the cysC gene encoding adenylyl-sulfate kinase: protein MAKQNQLLYPEPSKTISREEKEAFLKQRAKVIWLTGLSGSGKTTIGTLLEKELFHRHYLTEVLDGDNVRTGINNNLTFSVEDRNENIRRIAETAKLFLNSGIIVISCFISPTNYIRAMAKKIIGEEDFIEVYINAPFDICEERDVKGLYKKARKGELKDFTGIDSPFDNPVKPDIEIRTDLLNIKESVEKLLFFILPMIENKPRHK, encoded by the coding sequence ATGGCAAAGCAAAATCAGTTACTTTATCCCGAGCCAAGTAAAACGATCTCACGGGAAGAAAAAGAAGCATTTTTGAAGCAGCGGGCAAAAGTAATCTGGCTTACCGGCTTATCAGGTTCAGGAAAAACAACCATCGGCACTTTACTGGAAAAAGAGTTATTCCATCGTCATTATCTTACAGAAGTGCTTGATGGCGATAATGTCAGAACAGGTATCAACAATAACCTGACATTCAGTGTTGAGGACAGGAATGAAAACATCAGGAGGATTGCAGAGACTGCAAAACTCTTCCTGAATAGCGGAATCATAGTCATTTCCTGTTTTATATCGCCAACGAATTACATCAGAGCTATGGCCAAAAAAATTATCGGTGAAGAGGATTTCATCGAGGTATACATCAATGCTCCGTTTGATATTTGTGAGGAAAGAGATGTAAAGGGACTTTATAAAAAAGCCAGGAAAGGCGAGTTAAAAGACTTTACAGGCATAGATTCACCTTTTGATAACCCGGTAAAACCGGATATCGAGATAAGGACAGACCTTCTGAACATTAAGGAGTCAGTCGAAAAGTTACTCTTCTTCATTTTACCTATGATTGAAAATAAGCCCAGGCATAAATGA
- the cysD gene encoding sulfate adenylyltransferase subunit CysD translates to MKEYRLKHLRELESESIYLIREVAAQFERPCLLFSGGKDSIVLVHLSRKAFWPAKLPFPLLHIDTGHNFEETLEFRDNLVKKIGCQLLVGSVQESIDKGRVIEETGYNASRNVLQTVTLLDTIAENKFDSAIGGGRRDEEKARAKERFFSHRDEFGQWDPKNQRPELWNIFNGRKHMGEHFRIFPISNWTEMDVWQYIYMENIDLPIIYYTHERKVFFRDGVFLAYAPFMKLKPNETIELRRVRCRTVGDITCTGLSLSTANTLEDIIQEIAATRVTERGSRYDDMRSEAAMEDRKKEGYF, encoded by the coding sequence ATGAAAGAATACCGCTTAAAACACTTACGGGAACTGGAATCGGAATCCATATATCTCATACGGGAAGTCGCAGCCCAGTTTGAGCGTCCATGCCTGCTCTTTTCAGGAGGGAAAGACTCTATTGTCCTGGTGCATCTGTCGAGAAAAGCTTTTTGGCCGGCAAAGCTTCCCTTTCCTCTTCTTCATATTGACACAGGCCACAATTTTGAAGAAACGCTTGAATTCCGTGACAACCTGGTTAAAAAAATCGGATGCCAGCTTCTTGTCGGATCCGTGCAGGAATCTATCGATAAAGGTCGGGTTATTGAAGAAACAGGATATAATGCCAGCCGTAACGTTTTACAAACCGTGACCTTACTGGACACTATCGCTGAAAATAAATTCGATTCTGCCATTGGCGGTGGCCGCCGTGACGAGGAAAAAGCCAGGGCAAAAGAAAGGTTTTTTTCCCATCGTGACGAATTCGGACAATGGGATCCCAAAAACCAGCGACCCGAATTATGGAATATTTTCAATGGTCGTAAGCATATGGGAGAGCATTTCAGGATTTTCCCTATAAGCAACTGGACTGAAATGGATGTCTGGCAATATATCTATATGGAGAATATTGATCTCCCCATCATTTATTATACGCATGAAAGAAAAGTATTTTTCAGGGATGGTGTTTTCCTGGCATATGCGCCATTCATGAAATTAAAACCAAACGAAACGATCGAATTGAGGAGAGTCAGATGCAGAACGGTGGGAGACATCACTTGCACAGGGCTGTCGCTTTCCACAGCCAATACACTGGAGGATATCATCCAGGAGATCGCAGCAACACGGGTAACGGAAAGAGGGAGCAGATATGATGATATGCGGTCAGAAGCCGCCATGGAAGACCGGAAAAAAGAAGGGTACTTTTAA
- the miaB gene encoding tRNA (N6-isopentenyl adenosine(37)-C2)-methylthiotransferase MiaB has translation MNFLITEIFCLLGKKKCLYIETYGCQMNFSDSEIIGSIMTNSSFEMTVDASRADIILINTCSIRDHAEMRVRKRLSELASHKKRRPGLIIGVVGCMAERLKSKLLEEEHSVDIIAGPDSYRDLPHLIKTVEDGQKAINVLLSLEETYADITPVRLGSNGVSAFISIMRGCQNHCAYCVVPFVRGNERSRPPESVIQEAHELFENGYREVTLLGQNVNSYRWIKNGIVTDFARLLESVAKIDPLLRIRFATSHPKDISDELLQTIAQYDNICKAIHLPVQSGSTRILKLMNRQYTLDWYMERVNAIRKFIPDCGISTDIITGFCTETEEDHRETMSLMQWAGYDYAFMFKYSERPNTPAAKKYADDVPDPVKSRRLEEIIRLQQKLSSQSNNRDIGKTYTVLVEGLSKRSKNDLMGRNSQNKVVIFPVSHHRPGEYLQVKITRCTPATLIGEVISAS, from the coding sequence ATAAACTTTCTTATCACCGAAATATTCTGTTTGTTGGGGAAAAAGAAGTGCTTATATATTGAAACCTATGGCTGTCAGATGAACTTTTCTGACAGTGAAATTATTGGTTCGATCATGACTAACAGCTCGTTTGAGATGACCGTGGATGCATCGCGGGCCGATATTATTTTAATCAATACCTGTTCGATTCGGGATCATGCTGAGATGCGTGTCAGGAAAAGGCTTAGTGAACTTGCATCCCATAAGAAGCGCAGGCCGGGGTTGATTATTGGTGTAGTTGGATGTATGGCGGAACGCCTGAAATCAAAATTACTGGAAGAAGAGCATTCGGTAGATATTATTGCAGGGCCTGATTCATACAGGGATCTTCCGCATCTTATAAAAACTGTTGAAGACGGACAGAAAGCTATCAATGTCTTATTATCGCTCGAAGAGACATACGCCGACATTACACCTGTAAGGCTTGGCAGCAATGGTGTATCAGCATTTATATCCATCATGCGTGGATGCCAGAATCACTGTGCCTATTGTGTAGTTCCCTTTGTGAGGGGAAATGAAAGAAGCCGCCCACCTGAATCAGTTATTCAAGAAGCACATGAACTTTTTGAAAACGGATACCGTGAAGTCACACTCCTAGGACAAAATGTCAACTCGTACCGATGGATTAAAAATGGTATAGTAACTGATTTCGCGCGTCTGCTGGAAAGTGTGGCCAAAATTGATCCGCTGTTGCGAATCCGTTTTGCAACATCCCATCCCAAAGACATCTCCGATGAATTGCTTCAGACCATCGCACAATACGACAACATCTGCAAAGCCATTCATTTGCCGGTTCAGTCTGGTAGTACACGCATTTTAAAACTGATGAATAGGCAATATACTCTGGATTGGTATATGGAACGTGTCAATGCCATCAGGAAGTTTATCCCCGACTGCGGAATCTCAACAGACATCATAACAGGGTTTTGTACAGAAACCGAAGAAGATCACCGGGAGACAATGTCGTTGATGCAATGGGCCGGTTATGATTATGCATTCATGTTCAAATATTCCGAACGACCGAATACACCGGCAGCAAAAAAATATGCTGATGATGTGCCAGATCCTGTTAAAAGCAGACGTCTGGAAGAGATTATCCGTCTGCAACAAAAATTATCCTCACAGAGCAATAACAGGGATATCGGTAAAACATACACTGTACTTGTGGAAGGTTTGTCAAAGCGTTCGAAGAATGACCTTATGGGTCGAAACAGCCAGAATAAAGTTGTCATCTTCCCTGTAAGCCATCACAGACCCGGAGAATACCTTCAAGTGAAGATTACCCGTTGTACGCCGGCCACGTTAATAGGAGAAGTTATATCTGCTAGTTAA